A stretch of the Panicum virgatum strain AP13 chromosome 9N, P.virgatum_v5, whole genome shotgun sequence genome encodes the following:
- the LOC120687761 gene encoding flotillin-like protein 1 encodes MGFVYRIASPSEYLAITGYGINDVKLAKKAWIAPGQRCTRFDISPVNYTFEVQAMSAEKLPFILPAVFTIGPRADDEECLLRYAKLISPHDKLSHHVNELVKGVIEGETRVLAASMTMEEIFRGTKHFKQAVFEKVQLELNQFGLIIYNANVKQLEDVPGHEYFSYLGQKTQQEAVNQAKVDVAEARMKGEVGAKEREGTTRQNAAKVDAETKVYTVKRQGEGAKEEARVKAEVKVFENEREAEVAEANSELAMKKAGWEQQARVAEVEAAQAVAIREAELQVEVERRNAARQTERLKAEHLSKAVVDYEMKVQQANWELYNRQKAAEALLFEQEKEADARRAAAEAAFFARQREAEAELYAKQKEAEGLAAMGQAQSAYLSAMLGALGGSYGALRDYLMISSGVYQEMARINADAIRGLEPKISVWTNGGEGGDASGGGGSAMKEMAGVYKMLPPLLTTVHEQTGMLPPAWMGTLTGGPPTSS; translated from the coding sequence atGGGGTTCGTGTACCGGATCGCGAGCCCGTCGGAGTACCTGGCGATCACCGGGTACGGCATCAACGACGTGAAGCTCGCGAAGAAGGCGTGGATCGCGCCGGGGCAGCGGTGCACGCGCTTCGACATCTCCCCAGTCAACTACACCTTCGAGGTGCAGGCCATGAGCGCCGAGAAGCTCCCCTTCATCCTCCCCGCCGTCTTCACCATCGGGCCCCGCGCCGACGACGAGGAGTGCCTCCTCCGCTACGCCAAGCTCATCTCCCCGCACGACAAGCTCTCCCACCACGTCAACGAGCTCGTCAAGGGCGTCATCGAGGGCGAGACCCGCGTGCTGGCGGCGTCCATGACCATGGAGGAGATCTTCCGGGGCACCAAGCACTTCAAGCAGGCCGTCTTCGAGAAGGTGCAGCTGGAGCTCAACCAGTTCGGGCTCATCATCTACAACGCCAACGTGAAGCAGCTCGAGGACGTGCCCGGCCACGAGTACTTCTCCTACCTCGGCCAGAAGACGCAGCAGGAGGCCGTGAACCAGGCCAAGGTGGACGTCGCCGAGGCCCGGATGAAGGGCGAGGTCGGCGCCAAGGAGCGGGAGGGCACCACGCGGCAGAACGCCGCCAAGGTGGACGCCGAGACCAAGGTGTACACGGTGAAGCGCCAGGGCGAGGgcgccaaggaggaggccagggTGAAGGCGGAGGTGAAGGTGTTCGAGAACGagagggaggcggaggtggcggaggcCAACTCGGAGCTGGCCATGAAGAAGGCCGGCTGGGAGCAGCAGGCGCGGGTggccgaggtggaggcggcccaGGCGGTGGCGATCCGGGAGGCCGAGCTGCAGGTGGAGGTGGAGCGCCGGAACGCGGCCAGGCAGACGGAGAGGCTCAAGGCCGAGCACCTCAGCAAGGCCGTCGTCGACTACGAGATGAAGGTGCAGCAGGCCAACTGGGAGCTTTACAACCGGCAGAAGGCCGCCGAGGCGCTCCTGTTCGAGCAGGAGAAGGAGGCCGACgcgcgccgggcggcggccgaggcggccttcTTCGCGCGGCAGCGCGAGGCCGAGGCGGAGCTCTACGCCaagcagaaggaggccgaggGCCTGGCGGCCATGGGGCAGGCCCAGAGCGCGTACCTCTCGGCGATGCTCGGCGCGCTGGGCGGCAGCTACGGTGCGCTGCGGGACTACCTGATGATCAGCTCGGGCGTGTACCAGGAGATGGCGCGCATCAACGCCGACGCCATCCGGGGGCTGGAGCCCAAGATCAGCGTGTGGACCAACGGCGGAGAGGGCGGCgatgccagcggcggcggcggcagcgcgatgAAGGAGATGGCGGGTGTGTACAAgatgctgccgccgctgctgacGACCGTGCACGAGCAGACCGGGATGCTGCCGCCGGCGTGGATGGGCACTCTGACGGGCGGCCCGCCAACGTCCTCCTGA